AAAACCCGTCTGAACTTGGAAAATCCAAAAACCTTCAATGAAAAATTAATGTGGCTCAAACTATTTGAAGATGTTGAATTTAAAAGAAGATTTACAGATAAGGTGAGGGCCCGCGAATATATGATCACAGTCGGCTACAACTATTTACTGCCGCCACTGATCGGAATTTTTGACGAAGTAGAGGATATCATTTTCGAGCAACTGCCAAGGAAATTCGTACTGAAATGCTCACACGGCGATGGCATGACGATTGTTTGCGAAAATAAACGAGAAATGGATTACCGGGAAACTAGGCAGCAATTAGCGGAAATGATGGCAACGGACTATTCGCTTGCCTATGCGGAGCCTCACTATGCATCGATTCTTCCGAGAATTATTATTGAACGTTTTATCGAATCGACATCTGGCAATGCTGTACAAGACTACAACATTCATTGTTTCCATGGAGTGCCGAAGATTATCGAATCCACTTTCGACCGCAATACATCGAAAGAGCAAACACTCATGTTAACACCGGATTGGTTTAATACAAATTATATAAAGAAAAAGCATCCTTTCGATGAAGGGAAAGCTAGACCTGCGCAGCTGGACGAACTGCTTGCCATTGCGAAGAAGCTGAGCAAGCCGTTTACGTATGTGCGCATCGATTTAAAAGTAGTAGATGAGAAAGTTTACTTTAACAACTTTACCTTCACTCCGGACGCTTGTTTAAATAATCAAATTCAAGAAGACGACAGTTTGAAGCTGGGACAATGGCTTGATTTGGATATTGAGAAGTCGAGGCATCCGGTTACTGTAGCCCGTTCCAAATATTAATCACTTTTACTGTTTAGGAGGATTCCCATGATACCGATTGTGTCTATAATTGTGGCAACACATAATGTTGAATATTCGATTAGAGAATGTCTGAAAAGCCTGAAGCAGCAAACCTTGAAAGAAATCGAAGTGCTGATTATGAACAATGGTTCTTCTAAAGGAACGGCTCTTGTTTGTGAAGAATACGTCAGTGAAGATGAGCGTTTCAGTATATTTAATGCGCAAAGCCTGACGCTGAGTGAAGCGCGTAATTATGGAATGCAGGAAGCGGTTGGAAAATATATCGCCTTTGTGGATGGGCATGATTTTGTGGAGAGTACGATGTATGAGAAGCTTGTGCAGCGAGCTGAACAAAAGCATGCGGACCTCGTACTGTGCGGCTATTCGAAATACTGGCCGGAAACAGAGCGCAAAAAACAGGTGAAGGTTAATGAGGCCTTATTAACAAATCCAAACCCTGTTAATTATTATCTGACAAAGCATAATGAAACGTATATCGTCCCTTGGAATAAACTTTTTTTACGTTCGATCATTATGGGGGAGCGCTTATATTTCGATAATCATCCGTTTTTTGAGGATGTCGGTTTTATCGCACAGTACTTATCGTTTGCGAAAAAGATAGCCATAGTCAATGAACCGCAGTATAACTTTGTGCAATATGAGGATATGCTGATGAAAAACTCTACTCCGTCGATTGCCCATTCTCATGCGCAAACGTATGCACAATTGAAGCAGTTTTTTGATAAAAGGCAGTACCGCAATGTAATCGAAGGGTTAAATTTACGATTATATATTCATCGTTATCATCATGTGTTATTAACGACGTCAAACACACGACAAGTGAAATCGCTGGAGCGTCAAATTATCCGGGAAAGCAAAAACTTTTCACAGCTTCCGTGGAATCTGCGCATGATGAAACCGTTAGTGAAAATGAGGGTCTATCCGACATTTTTCCGGTTAATTCATAAAGTAAAGGCTTGAGTAAATAAACTTGCTACTATACAAGTAAAATTCGAAGCTCGATAAGGGGGAATATTTGTGATATTAGTCGTTGGTGGAGCGGGCTTTGTTGGAAGCCATGTCGTAAATTTATTACTGAAAAATGGGCCGGTCGTTGTGTATGATAATTTATCCACAGGACACCGCGGAGCAGTCGATGAACAAGCTATTTTTATCGAAGGCGAATTAACGGATCAGCAACGGTTAACGCAAATATTTACATTGTTTCCGATTCAGACAGTCATCCATTTTGCGGCATCGGACTCAGTCAACGAAGCAATGGGGAATCCCGAATATTACTATGAAAATAATGTCGGCGGCACATTGGCATTATTGAAAGTCATGCGGGCATGCAGAGTGAAAAATATCTTGCTTTCCTCAGCCGTTATAGCATGTTCTGAAGAAAATGAGCTTTTACAGGGGGAGAAATGTATGATTGAGCAGATGCTTGAAGCTTATGCGAATGCCTATGATATGAATGGGATTGTTCTCCGCTATTGTAAGAGCGCTTGGGCTAGTGGAAATCCGGAAGCTGCGATTGATGGGACAGGTAACCGGGGCAATATTACAGAGGTAGCGAATGCCCATGTTGTAGCACTTGAAGCGTTGGAGCGGGAGAAGTCGGCATTCAGGATGTTTGATCTGTCTGAGATTAGTTCTAAAAATATGCAATCGGGGCATGGCTGGCATGCAGAACGAAATGTACAGGAAATGATGGAAGATGCATGGAATTGGCAAGAAAACTCAAAATGTTAATGTACAACTCTGTTACAATTCAGTTTGTAGCAGTTTTTTTGCGTCCGATGTACAAAAAGTGATAAAATGATTAGATGTTGAAGAACAGAAAGAGTGGTTTTTAAAAATGAAAGTATTATTTATTGGTGACATCGTTGGTTCAATCGGTCGCGATGCGGTAGAGCAGTATTTGCCTCGATTGAAGAAAAAATATAATTTGGATGTTGTTATTGCAAACGGTGAAAACGCTGCAGCAGGGCGCGGTATTACACGTGCGATCTACAATGATTTACTGCAAATGGGTGTCGATGTCATTACGATGGGTAACCATACATGGGATAACAAAGACATTTTTGATTTTATCGATGATGCGGATTATTTAGTGCGTCCGGCAAACTTCTCGAAAGATGCACCGGGACGCGGTATGACACAAGTGTCGAAAAACGGTGTGACGATTTCGGTTATTAATTTACACGGTCGTGTATTTTTGCCGCCGCATGAAGATCCGTTTGCGATGGCAGTCGAAATGGTCGAAGAAGCGAAAAAAACGTCGCCAATCGTATTTGTCGATTTCCATGCTGAAGCAACGAGCGAAAAAATCGCATTAAGCTGGCATTTGGACGGGAAAGCATCGGTCGTTGTCGGTACACATACACATGTTCAAACAGCGGATAACCGTATTTACCCAGGCGGCACAGCTTATATTACGGACGTCGGTATGACAGGTCCGTACGATGAAATTTTAGGTATGGGGAAAGACAATGTCATTTATAAATTCCTGACAAATATGCCGGCACGCTATGAAGTACCGAAAAAAGGCCGCGCTGTGTTGAGTGCATTCTTCGTAGAAATTGATGATAAAACAGGTAAAGCAATTCGCCAGGAACGTGTTTTGATTAATGAAGATAACCCGTTTCAAGCATAAGTGAATATTAATTTTAAACACCTATTACTGAAAAAAGAAAGGTTATTACCTTTTTGATTTAGTGATAGGTGTTTTATTCATTTAAGAGGAATACTACTGTACAGCTCTCAGGACTTGATAAGACTAGAGGAGCATAATTAAAAGACATACCTTTTGGTACCCTAAATGCGTCTCTAATTAGTTTATTTAAAGGATGGCAAGTCCTGTTCAAAAGTAAGAGATAATTAATATGTATAGTTTCCCAACTTGTTGAATATGTTTAAATACTAAATAAAAAGATTAGTACACTAATAACAGAAAGAAGGGGACATGTGATGAAGGAGCGATGGAAATCAGGTATTATCATTGCTATTATTTTTTGTATTATATCGCTTGTCATCTCGCTTAATGCATAAAGTGACATTTACACACTGCTATTAGAAATGTAGAAGAGAGTAGAACTTTGTAAATAGCAAAGTCTACTCTCTTTTTTCAAGAAAAGGAACATAATACGTGTTGACAAAGTAATTGCTTGATTAAATAGATGGAATATGAGGTCGAAGAAATCTTGGTAAAAATAAAGGGTACTAACTGTAATAAAGTAAATGGTTTATATATTATTATGAAGATTACCGCTTAATTGAATAATCTGAATATTTTCTTGCGGTAGTTGTAAAAAACGGATTCTAATTGCTTCATAAAGCGCATACAATGACGTACAGGCAATAAAAATTGCCTAAAAAAAGATAAAGCAGTACTAGATGAGGAGGAAATAGCTGTGGATTCATTAAAAGTATCATCTCGTTCTAATCCTAATTCTGTTGCAGGAGCACTCGTTGCGGTTATACGAGAGCAAGGGTTTGCTGAAATGCAGGCGGTAGGTGCAGGTGCGTTAAACCAGGCAATTAAAGCAGTAGCAATCGCTCGAGGGTTTGTAGCCCCAAGCGGCACAGATCTGATTTGTGCGCCGGCTTTCGCGGACATCATCATTGCAGGAGAAGATCGGACGGCATTAAAACTACTCGTTGAAAAAAGAAATCGTTAATCCATGAAGACCCATACACTCGCTTAGCACCCATACTGGGCTAAGCGGGTGTATTTTTGTTTGCGGGGTAATCGGCTTTTTTTTGCCAATTCTGATGGTTTATTAGTCAAATGCCTTTACTTATTAGTCAGTTTCGTTTATATTTTCGCCACTTTGGAATACATAATAGCCAATAGTTAGTGGATATTAGTCACTTCCTCTTTTTAGAGAAAAATTCCCCTCCTATATACTGCGCTCCTTCTAAAACGCAACCATCCTACATAATCAATCGTCCTCCAATAAAAGATTTACCATATAAATTTTAGGGAATAGAAATCTTGTTTTAATTCAAAACAATTTGTGTACAGAACTTTCCGTCAAAGGTCTGATTTTTTGACTCGATATGACATTTGCAATAGAAGAGACGAAAACTTCATGTTAAACTAATGTAGGAAAAATAACTTCTTTCAGTAGAAGTCTTCTTATATTTATAAGATGCAGGATAGAAGCTAGTGTTTACTTTTTAAGTGGAGTCCTCATTCACTGAAAGAAGTTAAGCACCGGCGGATATCACGAATTCGGAAAGGAGTTTTTTTGTGCAAGCACAAAAACCGAATTCGGATGCAATTACGCATTCGCGTAATTGATTTCTACATGGCTGTGCTATACGACAGCTGCTCAGTAATAAAGCACGTAATGGCTTTATTCATTTATATAATACAGAACTTAAGGAGATGTTGATATGTTACATCAGCTTTCATGGAAAGTCGGTGGGCAGCAAGGTGAAGGGATTGAGAGTACAGGTGAAATCTTCTCAATGGCAATGAATCGTCTAGGGTATTTCCTATACGGTTACCGTCATTTCTCTTCTCGTATTAAAGGTGGCCATACGAATAATAAAATTACGGTTCGTCCGACAGAAGTACGCGCAATTGCGGACGACTTAGATATACTAGTGGCGTTTGACCAGGAAACGATCGACGTGAACTATAATGAATTAACACCGAGCAGTATCATTTTAGCGGATGCGAAATTTGATCCGAAAAACCCGGAAGACAGTGTTGCGCCATTATACGCGGTACCGTTTACGGAAATTGCGGCTGAACTTGGTACGTCTTTAATGAAAAACATGGTTGCGATTGGTGCAACGGCAGCACTTTTAAACTTGGATGAATCGGTTTTCCAAAGTGTTGTAAATGAAATTTTCGGACGTAAAGGTGAAGAGGTCGTTGCGAAGAATATTGAAGCGATCGAGCGTGGTCGTCAGGCGATTTCAGAGCAAATCGGTGATCGTGTAGGCACATGGGAAATTGCGCCTGCAGACGGAAAACGCCGTATGTTCATGATTGGTAACGATGCAGCGGCATTAGGTGCATTGGCTGCCGGCTCTCGTTTCATGGCGGCATATCCGATTACACCGGCATCTGAAATTATGGAATATATGATTAAAAAGCTTCCATTAGTAGGTGGAGCGGTTATTCAAACTGAAGATGAGATTGCTGCGGCAACAATGGCAATCGGTGCAAACTACGGTGGTGTGCGTGCATTCACAGCATCAGCTGGTCCTGGTCTTTCATTAATGATGGAAGCAATCGGTCTTTCAGGTATGACGGAACAGCCGCTTGTTATTTTCGATACACAACGTGGTGGTCCATCGACAGGTTTACCGACAAAGCAGGAGCAATCGGATTTAATGGCGATGCTCTACGGTACACACGGTGAAATTCCGAAAGTTGTAATTGCGCCTTCTACAATGGAAGAAGCGTTTTATGATACGATTCAGGCGTTTAACATTGCTGAAGAATTACAAATCCCGGTAATCGTTATGACAGACTTGCAGTTATCATTAGGTAAGCAGTCGGTTGATCCGTTCGATTACAGCAAAATTGAAATTCGTCGCGGTAAAATTGTGGAAGCGGTTGAAGATGTAGAATCAAAAGATTACTTCAAGCGTTATGAAAATACAGAAGACGGCGTTTCACCACGTGTCCTGCCAGGTACAAAAGGCGGTATTCACCACGTAACGGGTGTAGAGCACGATGAAACAGGTAAGCCATCTGAAGCAACGGGCAACCGTCGCACGCAAATGGATAAGCGTATGCGTAAATTACAGCATGTCCGCTTTGAAAACCCGGTATACGTGAACGCGCCACATGAAGAGGCAGACGTATTACTTGTAGGCTTCAACTCGACGCGCGGAGCAATCGAAGAAGTTCAGGAAAAGCTGAACTCTGAAGGCGTAAAAGTAAACCATGCACATATTAAGCTGATCCATCCATTCCCTTCAGAAGAAATGAGTGCATTGATGGATAAAGCGAAAAAAGTGATTGTCGTTGAAAACAATGCGACAGGTCAGCTAGCAAATATTATGAAAATGAATATCGGTGGTCACGCGAAGACGAAATCGATTTTAAAATACGATGGTACACCATTCCTACCACGTGAATTAACAAACTTAGTGAAGGAGGAAATTTAATCATGGCAACATTTAAAGATTTCCGAAATTCCGTAAAACCAAACTGGTGTCCAGGTTGTGGTGACTTCTCCGTACAAGCGGCGATTCAGCGTGCTGCAGCAAACGTGGGCTATGAACCAAGCGAACTAGCTGTTATTTCAGGTATCGGCTGTTCTGGCCGTATTTCAGGCTATATTAATTCATACGGCTTCCACGGTATCCATGGTCGTGCATTACCGATCGCACAAGGCCTTAAAATGGCAAACAAAGACCTGAAAGTTATCGCTTCAGGCGGTGACGGTGACGGCTTCGCGATCGGTATGGGTCACACAATCCATGCAATCCGCCGTAACATCGACATTACGTATGTAGTAATGGATAACCAAATTTACGGATTAACAAAAGGCCAAACGTCTCCACGTTCAGCTGCTGGTTTCATTACGAAATCAACACCGGGCGGAGCAATCGAGCCATCATTAAAACCGTTGGAAGTTGCGTTAACTGCAGGTGCGACATTTGTGGCACAAGGCTTCTCGACAGATATTAAAGAACTGACAGCGATGATTGAGGCCGGTCTGAACCATAAAGGCTTCTCGTTCATCAACGTATTCTCACCATGTGTAACGTACAACAAAGTAAACACGTACGACTGGTTCAAAGAGAATTTAACAAAGCTTGCTGACATCGAAGGCTATGATTCTTCAAACCGTGAACAAGCGATGCAAACAGTAATGCGCCATGAAGGTCTTGTAACGGGTATTATTTATCAGGATACTGAAACAACTTCGTATCAGGAGAAAATCAAAGGCTATTCAGAGCTACCGTTAACAGATATCGATATTAGCTTATCAGAAGAACAATTTGATCAGCTGACGAAGGAATTTATGTAATAAAGCTATACAGGCTGGAGTTTCCGGCTTGTATAGCTTTTTTGTTTTGGACGGGGATTGGCGATTAAATCAAACGGTTTGACTAATATCTGTTTCCAGTTGACGAATAAGTTTCTGAAATGGCGAATATGCATGAATAAGTGACGAATAAATTTAAATCAATTTATAGTAATTTTTTGATTTTAAAAATGAGGGGGAGTCGAGCAATCATACTAGGTTTAATAAAAACATCCGAATAATTGTAAAAAAATACATAATTTAATATAAGCAAAAAAGCGATTTAAATCTAATTTTGACGAGTTTTGTCGAAACCATTTTAAATTTTATTATAGTACTGTAACATCTATAAGTAATTGACAACAAAAGATAAAAATACATGAAAAATTGTAATTATTTTCTGAAAACTGATGAAATTTATCATGAAAACTGTTATCTTTAATCAAGAAGTCATATTAACGAACTATATGTAAAATTATTCCATAATGCAATCCGCCTATAGTCATTGATTTAATATTAAGAATATTTTTAAGAATGTAGCTTTTAATAAATTATTGACTGTAGTAGAATAGTGGTATAAAAATACGTATTTAATTTGTTAATACGAAATTATATAGAGAGAATAGTAGTAAATACTTGTTTTGCACCATTTCATTTCACCGCAGATTTCAGAATTCAGAATGTTTGCGAAAGTGTCGTTTTGTTTAACGTGACAAATACATAATAATTGCTGTGAACAATTAAATTTGTCATAAGATAAATATAATATTAAAGGGGATGTATTTTTTATGAACAGTCAAATTCAACTAATCGTACCAACGTGGTTTGTCCAGGATGAACTACATATTATCGAAACGATCGTTAGCAAAACGTCAGCGGATACAGGTATTGTCATTGCTGGGGAAAACTTTGACAAAACGAAGCGATGCCATCCAACTGTCCGCCTTTATATGACTCAGCTTATGAACGATCAATATGAAATTACAAAAGAATTGGATGCCTTCCAGTTCGATACAGCTGAAGAAGCGAAACAATTTTGTGCAAAGTTGCCAGAAATGACGGCAATTGATTTGGTTATGTTAATGAATAATGAAGAGCCTGTATTTTCTATTTAATAGATGATTCCAGCTTTGTTGAATGAATCTTCATTTAGCAAAGCTTTTTTTGTTGCCCTTTTTCCGAGGGTCCGTGGTTTGTATTTTAGTGGAGAAAGGCTACAATATAGGAGAACAACTAGAATAAGGAAGTGATTTAAATGGCTAGAGGTGTATATATTCACATTCCTTTTTGTCATCAAATTTGTAACTACTGCGATTTTAATAAAGTATTTTTTAAAAATCAGCCAGTTGATGAATATATTGAAGCGCTCGGACGGGAAATGGAAATGACGGTTGCCGCGATGCCGGAAGCGTTCACGAATATCGAAACGATTTTTCTCGGTGGCGGAACCCCGACTGCACTGTCCGCAGAGCAAATTGAAAAATTATTGTCGCTCATTACGAAACATATTCCAATGTCATCCGTAAAAGAGTTTAGCAGTGAAGCAAATCCGGATGAACTGACAATCGATAAATTGCAGGCACTATATAATGGAGGCGTCAATCGTTTAAGTATGGGCGTCCAATCATTCGACCAGTCACTACTGAAAAAAATCGGACGTACCCATTCGAATGAACATGTATATGAAACAATCCAAAACGCCAAAAACGTTGGATTTAAAAATATAAGCATCGATTTAATGTATGGTCTGCCTGGCCAGACGATGGAACAATGGCAGGAAACGCTTGAAAAAGCCTTGGCACTGAAGCTGCCGCATTATTCAGCGTACTCGCTTATTGTAGAGCCTAAAACGATCTTTTATATCCAGTATGCAAAAGGAAAGCTCCATTTGCCGACAGAAGATCTGGAAGCGGACATGTATGGTGTTTTGATGGACACGATGGAAGCGCATGGACTCCAGCAATACGAAATCAGTAATTTCGCGAATGAAGGCTATGAGTCAACACATAATAAAATCTATTGGGATAATGACGAATACGCAGGATTTGGCGCTGGTGCTCACGGTTACTTGGAAGGCGTACGCTATTCCAATGTCGCACCAATCAAAAAATATATTGAAACAGTGATGGCAGGAGAGCGTCCTTTATTGCATGAACATGAAGTGACGGGTGATGAGAAGCTGGAAGAGCAGATGTTTTTAGGTTTAAGAAAATCTGCCGGCGTGACACATGGAGAGTTTGAGAAGAAATTCGGTCAGCCGATGCTTACTATATATAAGGAAATAATCGATCAATTACAGGAAGAACATCTCATTGAAATTGACTCTGAAGGAATCCGTTTAACAAGAAAGGGCCGGTTTATCGGCAATGAAGTATTTCAACGGTTTTTAGTAGGGGAATAATCTTTTTGCGGCGGTACTTGAAAAAAGTTAAAAAAAACGGACGAATTCATTGACATCAATTTAGAGATTTGCTAATTTATAAATATATTAGCACTCCTCTTAATCGAGTGCTAACAGAGGTGAGAAAGATGTTAACAAATCGGCAGTTACAACTATTGCAAGTAATCGTAGACGAATTTGTGATGTCAGCACAGCCTGTTGGTTCGCGTCAACTATCCAAAAAAGAAGGTATTACGTATAGTGCTGCTACAATACGTAATGAAATGGCAGATTTGGAGGAACTGGGTTTTTTAGAAAAAACGCATACTTCTTCAGGAAGGGTCCCTTCTGAAAAAGGGTATCGCTTTTATGTCGACCATTTACTTCAGCCTCAAATCATTTCGAGTGGCGAAGTAGCGCAAATCCAGTCGCTCTTTAAAAAACAGATTGTTGAAGCAGAACAAATCATTAAAGAATCCGCAAATATATTATCGGAATTGACGACATACACGACCATTTTACTCGGTCCGGATGTTCAAAAGCACCGTGTCAAGAAATTCCAGATTGTACCGTTAACAGAACAAACAGCGGTGGCTATTATCATCACAGATAACGGTCATGTAGAAAATCGAACACTAACGTTACCACCGGGTTTTAACCCGCATGATATTGAAAAAATGGTTAACATTTTGAATGACCGTCTAGTCGGTGTGCCGTTATATGAACTTCCGGTAAAACTTCAAACTGAGGCAATTTCGGTATTGAAGTCTCATATTCATGCATCCGATTCGATTATCCGGTCATTGTTATCCATTACTTCAAACCATCACGAAAATAAAGTTTATTACGGTGGTAAATCCAATATGTTGAATCAGCCGGAGTTCCATGATCTAGAGAAAATGCGAATGCTGATGGATCTGATCGACAAGGAAAGCCAAGTTCAAACTTTATTCAATGAACAGAAAAATGGTATTCAAATCCGAATAGGTTCAGAAAACAATCATTTAGCAATGGAAAACTGCAGTGTCATCACCGCTTCCTTCCTTGTAGGGGAAGAACAGCAGGGGGCAATCGCAATTATCGGCCCGACGCGCATGGATTACCGACGTGTTGTGACATTATTGGATGTTATGACAAACAGTCTGTCCAGAGCGTTCTTCGATAATAAGAAGTAAAACCGTTGATTCAGCGGTCTTAGTAAACATAGCCGCTGAATTCTTGAATGATTGATACTCGAGGAGGAAAAGAAGTGTCAGAAACAAAAAACAATGAAGAATTGCAGCAGGAAGAAACTACGGAAGAAGTAGTGGAAACAGCTGAAACTACTGAAACAGAAGAAACTGCAGATGAAAAAGATCAGAAAATCACTGAACTTGAAGCGAAACTTGCTGAAGAGGATGCGCGCTATCTGCGTTTGCGTGCTGACTACGATAACTTAGCTCGCCGTACACGCTTAGATCGTGAAGCAGCCGAGAAATACCGTGCACAGAGCTTACTGACTGAA
This genomic window from Solibacillus sp. FSL R5-0449 contains:
- a CDS encoding ATP-grasp fold amidoligase family protein, translating into MQIPAQAKRYAFTQVVKLSPIAASKLLYWNRFKTRLNLENPKTFNEKLMWLKLFEDVEFKRRFTDKVRAREYMITVGYNYLLPPLIGIFDEVEDIIFEQLPRKFVLKCSHGDGMTIVCENKREMDYRETRQQLAEMMATDYSLAYAEPHYASILPRIIIERFIESTSGNAVQDYNIHCFHGVPKIIESTFDRNTSKEQTLMLTPDWFNTNYIKKKHPFDEGKARPAQLDELLAIAKKLSKPFTYVRIDLKVVDEKVYFNNFTFTPDACLNNQIQEDDSLKLGQWLDLDIEKSRHPVTVARSKY
- a CDS encoding glycosyltransferase family 2 protein: MIPIVSIIVATHNVEYSIRECLKSLKQQTLKEIEVLIMNNGSSKGTALVCEEYVSEDERFSIFNAQSLTLSEARNYGMQEAVGKYIAFVDGHDFVESTMYEKLVQRAEQKHADLVLCGYSKYWPETERKKQVKVNEALLTNPNPVNYYLTKHNETYIVPWNKLFLRSIIMGERLYFDNHPFFEDVGFIAQYLSFAKKIAIVNEPQYNFVQYEDMLMKNSTPSIAHSHAQTYAQLKQFFDKRQYRNVIEGLNLRLYIHRYHHVLLTTSNTRQVKSLERQIIRESKNFSQLPWNLRMMKPLVKMRVYPTFFRLIHKVKA
- a CDS encoding NAD-dependent epimerase/dehydratase family protein: MILVVGGAGFVGSHVVNLLLKNGPVVVYDNLSTGHRGAVDEQAIFIEGELTDQQRLTQIFTLFPIQTVIHFAASDSVNEAMGNPEYYYENNVGGTLALLKVMRACRVKNILLSSAVIACSEENELLQGEKCMIEQMLEAYANAYDMNGIVLRYCKSAWASGNPEAAIDGTGNRGNITEVANAHVVALEALEREKSAFRMFDLSEISSKNMQSGHGWHAERNVQEMMEDAWNWQENSKC
- a CDS encoding TIGR00282 family metallophosphoesterase — its product is MKVLFIGDIVGSIGRDAVEQYLPRLKKKYNLDVVIANGENAAAGRGITRAIYNDLLQMGVDVITMGNHTWDNKDIFDFIDDADYLVRPANFSKDAPGRGMTQVSKNGVTISVINLHGRVFLPPHEDPFAMAVEMVEEAKKTSPIVFVDFHAEATSEKIALSWHLDGKASVVVGTHTHVQTADNRIYPGGTAYITDVGMTGPYDEILGMGKDNVIYKFLTNMPARYEVPKKGRAVLSAFFVEIDDKTGKAIRQERVLINEDNPFQA
- a CDS encoding stage V sporulation protein S, coding for MDSLKVSSRSNPNSVAGALVAVIREQGFAEMQAVGAGALNQAIKAVAIARGFVAPSGTDLICAPAFADIIIAGEDRTALKLLVEKRNR
- a CDS encoding 2-oxoacid:acceptor oxidoreductase subunit alpha, whose translation is MLHQLSWKVGGQQGEGIESTGEIFSMAMNRLGYFLYGYRHFSSRIKGGHTNNKITVRPTEVRAIADDLDILVAFDQETIDVNYNELTPSSIILADAKFDPKNPEDSVAPLYAVPFTEIAAELGTSLMKNMVAIGATAALLNLDESVFQSVVNEIFGRKGEEVVAKNIEAIERGRQAISEQIGDRVGTWEIAPADGKRRMFMIGNDAAALGALAAGSRFMAAYPITPASEIMEYMIKKLPLVGGAVIQTEDEIAAATMAIGANYGGVRAFTASAGPGLSLMMEAIGLSGMTEQPLVIFDTQRGGPSTGLPTKQEQSDLMAMLYGTHGEIPKVVIAPSTMEEAFYDTIQAFNIAEELQIPVIVMTDLQLSLGKQSVDPFDYSKIEIRRGKIVEAVEDVESKDYFKRYENTEDGVSPRVLPGTKGGIHHVTGVEHDETGKPSEATGNRRTQMDKRMRKLQHVRFENPVYVNAPHEEADVLLVGFNSTRGAIEEVQEKLNSEGVKVNHAHIKLIHPFPSEEMSALMDKAKKVIVVENNATGQLANIMKMNIGGHAKTKSILKYDGTPFLPRELTNLVKEEI
- a CDS encoding 2-oxoacid:ferredoxin oxidoreductase subunit beta is translated as MATFKDFRNSVKPNWCPGCGDFSVQAAIQRAAANVGYEPSELAVISGIGCSGRISGYINSYGFHGIHGRALPIAQGLKMANKDLKVIASGGDGDGFAIGMGHTIHAIRRNIDITYVVMDNQIYGLTKGQTSPRSAAGFITKSTPGGAIEPSLKPLEVALTAGATFVAQGFSTDIKELTAMIEAGLNHKGFSFINVFSPCVTYNKVNTYDWFKENLTKLADIEGYDSSNREQAMQTVMRHEGLVTGIIYQDTETTSYQEKIKGYSELPLTDIDISLSEEQFDQLTKEFM
- a CDS encoding geranylgeranyl pyrophosphate synthase, with the protein product MNSQIQLIVPTWFVQDELHIIETIVSKTSADTGIVIAGENFDKTKRCHPTVRLYMTQLMNDQYEITKELDAFQFDTAEEAKQFCAKLPEMTAIDLVMLMNNEEPVFSI
- the hemW gene encoding radical SAM family heme chaperone HemW, whose product is MARGVYIHIPFCHQICNYCDFNKVFFKNQPVDEYIEALGREMEMTVAAMPEAFTNIETIFLGGGTPTALSAEQIEKLLSLITKHIPMSSVKEFSSEANPDELTIDKLQALYNGGVNRLSMGVQSFDQSLLKKIGRTHSNEHVYETIQNAKNVGFKNISIDLMYGLPGQTMEQWQETLEKALALKLPHYSAYSLIVEPKTIFYIQYAKGKLHLPTEDLEADMYGVLMDTMEAHGLQQYEISNFANEGYESTHNKIYWDNDEYAGFGAGAHGYLEGVRYSNVAPIKKYIETVMAGERPLLHEHEVTGDEKLEEQMFLGLRKSAGVTHGEFEKKFGQPMLTIYKEIIDQLQEEHLIEIDSEGIRLTRKGRFIGNEVFQRFLVGE
- the hrcA gene encoding heat-inducible transcriptional repressor HrcA, whose protein sequence is MLTNRQLQLLQVIVDEFVMSAQPVGSRQLSKKEGITYSAATIRNEMADLEELGFLEKTHTSSGRVPSEKGYRFYVDHLLQPQIISSGEVAQIQSLFKKQIVEAEQIIKESANILSELTTYTTILLGPDVQKHRVKKFQIVPLTEQTAVAIIITDNGHVENRTLTLPPGFNPHDIEKMVNILNDRLVGVPLYELPVKLQTEAISVLKSHIHASDSIIRSLLSITSNHHENKVYYGGKSNMLNQPEFHDLEKMRMLMDLIDKESQVQTLFNEQKNGIQIRIGSENNHLAMENCSVITASFLVGEEQQGAIAIIGPTRMDYRRVVTLLDVMTNSLSRAFFDNKK